A window from Moritella yayanosii encodes these proteins:
- a CDS encoding dicarboxylate/amino acid:cation symporter, producing the protein MICLSSSLSLSNNSNIIAPHLLISSNANETDYVIHDQAIIAISLGLGAALLMPEWQPLVEPVTVADHIRLIEQDTVTGSSITAKLLAMALVNPFSALVNGNLLAIVLFSLLFSVSLLLSLPPKHVVFDVIAGLNKGLNKLVQGIIRLAPIAVFSIVFEFTVSGNTGLFGQLALFALLVLVLTLIHGLIVLPTLAKIFTGIKFSTLFKAISAPLAMAFATSSSSATLPLSMQAAEQELGISQSTSSFVLPLGAVMNMDGTALFEGVAAIFLAQLFGIDLSTTGIVMIFIMAMVSSVGAPGMPSGSMSGMQLVMLAAGIPLEGIAILLIIERPLDTFRTAVNVEGDLVAALVVDKWQQNKS; encoded by the coding sequence GTGATTTGCTTATCAAGCTCATTATCATTATCGAATAACTCCAATATAATCGCGCCTCATTTACTGATATCCAGTAACGCTAACGAGACAGATTATGTTATCCACGATCAAGCGATTATCGCCATCAGCTTAGGGCTTGGTGCCGCACTATTAATGCCGGAATGGCAGCCGCTTGTGGAACCAGTGACCGTCGCAGATCACATCAGGCTTATCGAACAAGATACAGTCACAGGCTCCAGCATTACCGCTAAGTTACTGGCCATGGCATTAGTGAATCCGTTTTCAGCCTTGGTTAACGGCAACTTATTAGCAATAGTCCTATTCTCATTGTTATTTTCGGTATCGTTATTATTATCATTACCACCAAAACATGTGGTATTTGATGTTATCGCTGGTTTGAATAAAGGGTTAAATAAATTAGTCCAAGGCATTATCCGTCTCGCCCCGATTGCAGTATTTTCTATCGTATTTGAATTTACCGTCAGCGGTAATACGGGTTTATTTGGTCAGTTGGCGTTGTTTGCATTACTGGTATTGGTACTCACCCTTATTCATGGTCTGATTGTCTTACCGACCTTAGCCAAAATTTTTACCGGTATTAAATTTAGCACATTATTTAAAGCCATATCAGCTCCACTAGCGATGGCGTTTGCAACCTCATCAAGCTCGGCAACACTACCGTTATCAATGCAAGCGGCAGAGCAAGAACTGGGTATATCGCAAAGTACCAGTAGTTTTGTATTACCACTTGGCGCAGTTATGAACATGGATGGTACCGCGTTATTTGAAGGGGTTGCCGCTATCTTTCTGGCCCAGTTATTTGGGATTGATTTAAGTACCACTGGCATCGTGATGATATTTATCATGGCAATGGTATCGTCAGTCGGCGCACCGGGTATGCCATCAGGCTCTATGTCTGGAATGCAATTAGTCATGCTAGCGGCAGGTATTCCGCTCGAAGGTATCGCTATTTTACTTATTATCGAACGCCCGCTGGATACATTCAGAACCGCGGTTAATGTCGAAGGCGATCTTGTCGCTGCGCTGGTTGTTGATAAATGGCAGCAGAATAAAAGCTAA